DNA from Anaerolineae bacterium:
GTCGGTGTCGCGGTCTGGCCGGCGCGACAGCCGGCCGCCAGGCCGACAAGCGCCAGCAATCCAATGAGGCCGACAATACGCCGCATCCCGCGGGAAATGGAACAATGCAAGGATGATCTTCCTGTGCTGGCACAATAAGCGCCTCCCCAACACGGTGTGGGGAGGCGCATCATGGCCTTGTGGCAGTGCGTTACTGGCCGCGCAGGCGCGGGTCAAAGGCGTCCCGCAGGCCGTCGCCCAGGAAGTTAAAGGCCAGGATGGTCAGGGTCAGGGCCACCGCCGGCGCCAACAGCAGGTGCGGATAGGAACGCAGTCCGACATAGCCCTCGGAGATCATGATGCCCCAGCTCGGGCGAGGTGCGTTCACGCCCAGGCCGAGGAAGCTCAGGAATGCCTCCGTCGAGATATAGCCAGGGATGGCCAGCGTCTCCGCCACGATACAGGGTCCCAGCGCGTTGGGGAAGAGGTGGCGGAAGATGATGCGCAGGTCGCTGGCGCCGACGGAGCGCGCCGCCTCGACGAACTCCTTGCGCTTCAGGGACAGCACCTGGCCGCGCATGATGCGCGCCATGCCCAGCCAGTTCAGCATACCGATGGCGATGAAGATAAAGAACATGCCGCCCATCTTGCTGTCGATGGCCACCAGGGTATGCAGGAATGGGCCGCCGACGCCCGTGCGTGCCACCGCCTTGAAATACACTTGGAGCAAGATCACGAAGATCAGGATGGGCATGGCGTATAGGAAATCCACAAAGCGCATCATGATATTATCGACGCGAGCACTGGAATAGCCGGAGATCATCCCATAGGTCATGCCGATGAGCAGACTGACAAAGGCCCCCACAAATCCCACCGCCAGGGAAACCTGCGCTCCGTAAATGGTGCGGCTGAGGATATCGCGTCCCAGGAAGTCCGCGCCCAGGAGATACTTGGGGCCGGGCAGGGCATAGTTATCTGCCAAGTTGCCCTTATCATAGGGATAAGGAGCGATGTACTTGGCGAAGACGGCGACAAAGATCAGTACGATGATGAAGATGCCGCTGGCGACCGCCAGCTTGTTCCTCAGAAGCGCGCGCCAGGCATCGCCCCAGGGACTGCGCTCCTTGCGAGCGGCGAACTGCAGGTTATTGGCAGTAGTTGTTTTGACCGTGCTCATGTTCCCTCCACCTGTCTATCAACCAGATCGCCGGCGCCGCGGCCGGCGCTTCATCTTTCCCTCGATCAGTCGAACCGGATGCGCGGGTCCAACCACGCATACACGATATCCACCAGTAAATTGGCGATCACGATGGCCACGCCGTACAGCAGGGTCGTCCCCATGATGATGGGGTAATCCCGATTGCCGATGCTGGTGACGAAATGCTTGCCCAGACCGGGGATGGCGAAGATCTGCTCCACCACGAAAGTGCCGGTCAGCACCGCCGCGAACATGGGGCCCAGGATGGTCACCACCGGGATCATGCTGTTCTTGAGCGCGTGGCGGAAGATGACCATCCGCTCAGCCAGGCCCTTGGCACGCGCCGTGCGGATATAGTCCTCCCGAATGACCTGCAGGAGGCTGGCGCGCGTCAGCCGGGCGATGCTGGCGGAGAGGCCGGTGCCCAGGGTGAAGGCCGGCAGGATGGCATGCCGCCAGAAGGTCAGGTCCGGCTTGGGCAGGAACCCCAGGAAATAGGGCGGCTGCGCGCCCCAGCGAGAGACG
Protein-coding regions in this window:
- a CDS encoding ABC transporter permease, whose product is MSTVKTTTANNLQFAARKERSPWGDAWRALLRNKLAVASGIFIIVLIFVAVFAKYIAPYPYDKGNLADNYALPGPKYLLGADFLGRDILSRTIYGAQVSLAVGFVGAFVSLLIGMTYGMISGYSSARVDNIMMRFVDFLYAMPILIFVILLQVYFKAVARTGVGGPFLHTLVAIDSKMGGMFFIFIAIGMLNWLGMARIMRGQVLSLKRKEFVEAARSVGASDLRIIFRHLFPNALGPCIVAETLAIPGYISTEAFLSFLGLGVNAPRPSWGIMISEGYVGLRSYPHLLLAPAVALTLTILAFNFLGDGLRDAFDPRLRGQ